TGGTGGTACATGCTGGCTGCATACTCGGAGTTGGTGTCTTGGTACATGGTCTGGCGTCGGTCATCCTCAGCAAGGAGCTCCTTCACTTCCCAGGTGTTGGGTTTTACTCCCACTGAGAACTCCAAATCTTCTTTGGTGATTGAATCCCAGAACTGCAGATGCAATGTCAGTACAGGAGCCGCTTTTATTGTTGTTGTGGGAGAAGAGCGTAGGAAGTCTTACCTTGTAaaccatcatcaccgccagcAAATTGCAGAAAGTGGCGAAAAAGAGACCATCCAGGTAATGCTGCACATTGTTGCAAATAGTGTCGCTGAATGCGTAGAGTAGGACCTGTCCAATGACGAACACGAGCAGACCAAAGGCAATATGTCCCAATGGCCAACGGTCGTCGAGAGTGTTGGCCACAAGCAACAATTGCATGACAATGTAGATCGCCACGGCGATAGCATTCAGAAGGTAGAGCACGATGAACAAGCCCATCGTGTTGGAAGGGCCCAGTCCCCCCCACGACTTGAAGGTCATGAGGGCGATGATGAAGGTCAAAGCGAACATGACGGCCGAGCTAATTCGGACCAGCCAGACCGAAAGGGCGGTGCCATCTTCGTACAATTGAAACCCTACGAAACCGTTGACCAACAGGCATGCGCAGAGAGCGGATGTGAGGCCACTTTGAACGGCTACAAAGTATGGGAAGGGACCACTTCGTGGCGGCACGACACCCGCATCGATAACGAGTGTGAAAATGGTGAGTGCGAGATAGATATAGAAGAATGTAATGATTTCCTTGCGGCCTAAGGGGGTCCGACATCAGAGATTAGCGCGTCTGGACAGATACCGGAGGTCGATTTGCAACAACCAGGACGACATGAGTGGACACGAACCAACGGCAGTGAACTTGGATCGAATATGCAGAATCATAATcaccgtcatggccaacgcCAGGATATGCATGAATGAGGCTGCACCCTCAAAGATCACGGTATTCGCAACTTCAATGTTTCGCGCATAGCAGTTCGAGATGATGCCCGTGGCCCCGGAGATGGATGACGCTGGGCCTACGAGGAGGCATAGCGGCAAGGGAGTCTTCTCGCATATTGAGTTGAAATCACCGAACCCCATGATGTCTGGCGATCGAGTTGAGGAATGCGATAACTGGGGAGTAGCCAATCTCTCTGCGTGTTATGGTGGGCGGTCACCGAGCGAAAGGATTGTCGAACGGGTGTCTCCACAACAACGGGAGGGTTTGGTGGAATGGCGGGGAGAGGGAGACCACGGGGCGTGCGCGATAGTCGCTGGAACGACAGTGAAACGAGTGACACTGAAGGATCTCCAAACAACTTGATCCGTTGATGCTCAAACCTCAGTTACGATGAGATCGGTTCTCAGAGGAGTAGCAAGCGA
This genomic window from Penicillium oxalicum strain HP7-1 chromosome III, whole genome shotgun sequence contains:
- a CDS encoding Chitin synthase export chaperone yields the protein MGFGDFNSICEKTPLPLCLLVGPASSISGATGIISNCYARNIEVANTVIFEGAASFMHILALAMTVIMILHIRSKFTAVGRKEIITFFYIYLALTIFTLVIDAGVVPPRSGPFPYFVAVQSGLTSALCACLLVNGFVGFQLYEDGTALSVWLVRISSAVMFALTFIIALMTFKSWGGLGPSNTMGLFIVLYLLNAIAVAIYIVMQLLLVANTLDDRWPLGHIAFGLLVFVIGQVLLYAFSDTICNNVQHYLDGLFFATFCNLLAVMMVYKFWDSITKEDLEFSVGVKPNTWEVKELLAEDDRRQTMYQDTNSEYAASMYHQRQSVYGHNY